The following coding sequences lie in one Thermomicrobium sp. 4228-Ro genomic window:
- a CDS encoding sensor histidine kinase codes for MRDQIAQILADLVHEAEDAITALEHQLRAIRTRVDALASELEQQRVRLQLHIEERLMDAAGSLGPDDLADLRAAEDRLAGVLVQAQAFSQQLAGFLQLLAVSRQQLSRNQRLPDLDAAKDLLVRQAMVRAQEEERRRLAREIHDGPAQVLANAILTVQYLTRLIERGTVQIETLHQELVRVEETLREGLSETRQFMFALQPTTLQQHGLLRTVTLYLDTLRRNFPAELHVEMPEALPPLTPEQELAAFRVVQEALHNVQRHSHARHCWLRISAHPSEIVIEVADDGQGFRPEPVVPTSSGGFGLQGMRERAELVGGQLDIQSQPSQGTTIRLRIPLAVSAMQQTSLRAGES; via the coding sequence GTGCGAGACCAGATCGCACAGATTTTGGCTGACCTCGTGCACGAAGCTGAGGACGCGATCACGGCGCTCGAGCACCAGCTTCGAGCGATCCGGACGCGGGTGGATGCGCTGGCGAGTGAACTCGAGCAACAGCGGGTCCGGCTTCAGCTCCACATCGAAGAGCGCCTGATGGATGCAGCTGGATCGCTCGGCCCCGACGATCTCGCTGACTTGCGTGCGGCGGAGGATCGCTTGGCGGGAGTACTCGTTCAGGCACAAGCGTTCAGTCAACAACTCGCTGGCTTCCTGCAGCTCCTGGCAGTCAGCCGGCAACAGTTGAGCCGCAACCAGCGGCTCCCCGATCTCGACGCTGCGAAAGATCTCCTGGTGCGGCAAGCGATGGTGCGTGCGCAAGAAGAAGAACGGCGCCGGCTGGCACGCGAGATCCACGACGGACCTGCCCAGGTACTCGCCAACGCGATTCTCACCGTGCAGTACCTGACACGTTTGATCGAGCGGGGCACTGTCCAGATCGAGACACTGCACCAGGAACTCGTGCGCGTCGAGGAGACGTTACGCGAGGGACTGAGCGAGACCCGTCAATTCATGTTCGCGCTGCAGCCCACCACGCTCCAGCAACATGGCCTGCTTCGCACCGTCACGCTCTATCTCGACACTTTACGGCGGAACTTCCCGGCAGAACTCCACGTCGAGATGCCTGAAGCGTTACCACCGCTCACGCCCGAGCAAGAGCTCGCCGCCTTCCGCGTGGTCCAGGAGGCACTGCACAACGTGCAACGGCATTCCCACGCGCGGCACTGCTGGCTAAGGATTTCGGCGCACCCGTCCGAAATAGTTATCGAAGTTGCGGACGACGGCCAGGGCTTCCGGCCCGAACCAGTCGTTCCGACATCCAGTGGTGGCTTCGGGTTGCAGGGAATGCGCGAGCGTGCGGAACTCGTCGGTGGCCAGCTCGATATCCAGAGCCAGCCCAGCCAGGGGACGACGATCCGGCTCCGGATTCCCCTCGCAGTCAGCGCGATGCAGCAAACGAGCCTGCGGGCAGGAGAGAGCTGA
- a CDS encoding deoxyribonuclease IV, giving the protein MRFGAHMSIAGGVDRAIDRAIEIGCEAVQLFTKSSNQWKARPLSPDEIERFKEKAARFGIPVVAHDSYLINLASPDDTLWEKSIAAFREELERCEVLGIPYLVTHPGSFGEAGLEYGIQRVAEALNRLHADLPGYRVMTLLETTAGQGTSLGYRFEHLAAIVERVREPERIGYCFDTCHVFAAGYELRTPEGYAATMEEFDRILGLERLFVFHLNDSKRELGSRIDRHEHIGQGKIGLDGFRLLVNDPRFREHPGLLETEKSPDLHEDVENLRVLRNLVEQ; this is encoded by the coding sequence ATGCGGTTCGGAGCGCACATGTCGATCGCGGGTGGAGTCGACCGGGCGATCGACCGGGCGATCGAGATCGGGTGCGAGGCGGTGCAGCTCTTCACGAAGAGCAGCAACCAATGGAAGGCTCGACCACTCTCGCCGGACGAGATCGAGCGCTTCAAGGAGAAGGCAGCCCGCTTCGGTATCCCGGTCGTGGCACACGATAGTTACCTCATCAACCTTGCGAGTCCCGACGACACGTTGTGGGAAAAATCGATCGCTGCCTTCCGCGAGGAACTGGAGCGCTGCGAAGTCCTGGGGATTCCGTATCTCGTCACGCACCCGGGCTCCTTCGGCGAGGCAGGACTCGAGTACGGTATCCAACGCGTCGCCGAGGCACTGAACCGCTTGCACGCCGACCTCCCCGGCTATCGCGTCATGACGCTCCTGGAGACGACGGCCGGCCAAGGAACCAGCCTCGGCTATCGCTTCGAGCACCTCGCGGCGATCGTCGAGCGGGTGCGCGAGCCAGAACGCATCGGCTACTGCTTCGACACGTGTCATGTCTTCGCAGCCGGCTACGAGCTGCGCACACCGGAAGGCTATGCAGCCACCATGGAGGAGTTCGACCGTATCCTCGGCCTCGAGCGTCTCTTCGTCTTCCACCTCAACGACTCCAAGCGGGAACTCGGCTCGCGGATCGACCGGCACGAGCATATCGGCCAGGGGAAGATCGGCCTCGATGGGTTCCGGCTGCTGGTGAACGATCCCCGCTTCCGCGAGCATCCCGGGCTGCTCGAAACTGAGAAGAGCCCGGATCTCCACGAGGATGTGGAGAACCTCCGCGTCTTGCGCAACCTCGTCGAACAGTGA
- the rfbD gene encoding dTDP-4-dehydrorhamnose reductase, with protein sequence MRVLITGGHGQLGRALVRTAPSDSEVVALGASDCDVTDPVAVRAVLARLEPDVVFHCAAWTDVDGCEHHPERAWRVNALGTQHVAAACFEAGARLVYISTNYVFDGEQDEPYHEFARPHPLSVYGASKLAGEEAVRALCPQHAIVRTAMLYDATGRNFLTTVLRLAAEQPRLRMVADQYGNPTFVDDLARALWQLVERSAAGTFHVVNAGNASWYDWAQAIVETLQLPVAVEPIPASEYRRAARPPRNGTLVSLALPTLGIELPDWRDALARCLARRD encoded by the coding sequence ATGCGTGTCCTCATCACTGGTGGGCATGGGCAACTGGGACGCGCGCTCGTGCGCACCGCACCATCGGACAGCGAGGTGGTCGCGCTCGGCGCTAGCGACTGCGACGTCACTGACCCAGTGGCAGTGCGGGCAGTGCTGGCGCGCCTGGAGCCCGATGTCGTGTTCCACTGTGCAGCCTGGACCGATGTCGATGGCTGCGAGCACCATCCCGAGCGGGCCTGGCGCGTCAACGCGCTCGGGACACAGCATGTCGCGGCAGCCTGCTTCGAGGCGGGGGCGAGGCTGGTCTACATCTCGACCAACTACGTCTTCGATGGCGAGCAGGACGAGCCCTACCACGAGTTCGCCCGTCCGCATCCATTGAGCGTCTATGGGGCCAGCAAGCTCGCCGGTGAAGAGGCAGTGCGGGCGCTTTGCCCGCAGCATGCGATCGTCCGGACAGCGATGCTGTACGACGCGACAGGGCGGAACTTTCTGACCACCGTGCTCAGACTCGCGGCCGAGCAGCCGCGCTTGCGCATGGTGGCAGACCAGTACGGGAATCCGACCTTCGTCGACGACCTCGCTCGCGCGCTCTGGCAACTGGTGGAACGTTCGGCTGCTGGCACGTTTCACGTCGTCAACGCGGGAAACGCCTCCTGGTACGACTGGGCGCAGGCGATCGTGGAGACGCTCCAGCTGCCGGTCGCGGTGGAGCCGATTCCGGCGAGCGAGTACCGGCGTGCTGCCCGACCACCGCGCAACGGGACGCTGGTGAGCCTGGCTCTACCGACTCTCGGAATCGAACTCCCGGACTGGCGGGACGCGCTCGCCCGCTGTCTGGCACGTCGCGATTGA
- a CDS encoding cellulase family glycosylhydrolase, whose product MRRWSERWKRSPQPWRQWALVLLHGLVIAGLVVAIPASVLAHRMVTRGIETGEQGNPIPLTDVNPLGVNTFLQAEPDPAKVERMLDMIAAAGFTYIRQPFFWYEIEPEPGVFWDAKWGMSTWEKYDRIVRLARERGLEIIARLDKPPRWARAGQPHLDECPDGPPTRYEDYARFVATVVARYRGQIKYVQIWNEPNLRNEWGCQPIDPAAFTRLLALAYRAAKEADPNVLVLMPGLAPTDQTGPENLSDLLFLEGMYRAGAAPYFDIASAMVYGYGYPPADRRVDFTRNNFSRVIQTREIMERYGDGDKPLWVAEYNWVAFPPDWQGLPSVWGRPVSLAEQARYLYEGYLRAQREWPWMGVLCVWYFRWWLPPDDPDNWADPTRGFAIVEWDLTPRPAYDWLARARPVLDRAWTGIYPASSRYWSTDANWTLQDTPDGTALVPTAPMARLRFPFGGPRLDLTLLPGTRLTVQVDDAAPRRIEASGPTPVRLTVAEGLSDGPHTLTIVAEDARGGILQAHVIRRPFILDLLPLVLGLLTLTLVANVASLAWTLRHPLPARERATTHRLTTASIATCQTAGERVPPVREFDSESR is encoded by the coding sequence ATGCGACGCTGGTCGGAGCGATGGAAGCGATCGCCACAGCCATGGCGCCAGTGGGCGCTCGTTCTCCTGCATGGGCTGGTCATCGCCGGCCTCGTCGTCGCGATACCGGCAAGTGTCCTCGCGCATCGGATGGTCACCCGCGGTATCGAGACGGGCGAGCAGGGCAACCCGATTCCGCTCACGGACGTCAACCCGCTCGGCGTCAATACCTTCCTGCAGGCCGAGCCCGATCCGGCCAAGGTCGAGCGGATGCTCGACATGATCGCCGCTGCCGGGTTCACCTACATCCGCCAGCCGTTCTTCTGGTATGAAATCGAGCCGGAGCCCGGCGTCTTCTGGGACGCCAAATGGGGCATGAGCACGTGGGAAAAGTACGACCGGATCGTCCGCCTCGCTCGCGAGCGCGGCCTCGAGATCATCGCCCGGCTGGACAAGCCACCCCGCTGGGCGCGTGCGGGGCAACCGCATCTCGACGAGTGCCCGGACGGCCCACCGACCCGGTACGAGGACTACGCACGCTTCGTTGCCACTGTCGTCGCCCGCTACCGCGGGCAGATCAAGTACGTCCAGATCTGGAACGAGCCGAACTTACGGAATGAATGGGGCTGCCAGCCGATCGATCCGGCCGCCTTCACGCGCTTGCTCGCGCTGGCCTACCGTGCCGCCAAGGAAGCAGACCCGAACGTGCTCGTCCTCATGCCGGGACTGGCGCCGACCGACCAGACAGGGCCGGAGAACTTGAGCGACCTGCTCTTTCTCGAAGGGATGTATCGGGCCGGTGCGGCTCCGTACTTCGATATCGCCAGCGCGATGGTTTACGGTTATGGCTACCCACCGGCTGACCGGCGAGTCGATTTCACCCGCAATAACTTCTCCCGAGTCATCCAGACGCGCGAGATCATGGAGCGGTACGGTGACGGCGACAAGCCGCTCTGGGTCGCCGAGTACAACTGGGTCGCCTTCCCGCCCGATTGGCAGGGGCTGCCTTCCGTATGGGGTCGACCGGTCTCGCTCGCGGAACAGGCTCGCTATCTCTACGAAGGGTATCTCCGCGCCCAGCGGGAGTGGCCGTGGATGGGTGTCCTCTGCGTCTGGTATTTCCGCTGGTGGCTCCCACCCGACGATCCCGACAATTGGGCCGACCCGACTCGTGGCTTCGCTATCGTCGAGTGGGACCTGACCCCACGCCCGGCCTACGACTGGCTCGCTCGTGCGCGCCCAGTACTCGACCGGGCCTGGACCGGCATCTACCCAGCGAGCAGCCGGTACTGGTCCACGGACGCCAACTGGACACTCCAGGACACGCCGGACGGCACTGCCCTCGTCCCGACCGCGCCGATGGCACGACTCCGTTTCCCCTTCGGTGGTCCACGCCTCGACCTCACCCTGCTGCCCGGCACGCGCCTCACCGTGCAGGTCGACGACGCTGCACCACGCCGGATCGAGGCGAGCGGTCCGACGCCGGTACGCCTCACCGTCGCCGAAGGGTTGTCTGATGGACCACATACCCTGACCATCGTTGCCGAGGACGCGCGCGGCGGCATCCTGCAGGCGCACGTGATACGGCGGCCGTTCATACTCGACCTCTTACCGCTGGTGCTCGGCCTGCTCACCCTTACCCTGGTGGCCAACGTCGCTTCCCTCGCCTGGACGCTGCGGCACCCATTGCCAGCGCGGGAGCGAGCGACCACCCATCGGCTTACCACCGCTTCAATCGCGACGTGCCAGACAGCGGGCGAGCGCGTCCCGCCAGTCCGGGAGTTCGATTCCGAGAGTCGGTAG
- a CDS encoding HAD family hydrolase, translating to MPIRLILFDLDDTLCDHARSFRLRVERAIRAIPPEYVQLPVETIVEFALSQPSHTWEAVRVALERAGVREQALLERALAAYSSDRYYGLELFPDSVPVVWALQQRVLTGLVTNGPSEIQRAKLERLGIARLFPIVIVSEEVGVAKPEATIFHLALARAGMRPEETLFIGDHPVNDVAGAARAGLVSVWCNRSGREWNGELPPAVTVRSLWELYRLVEAWASGSMPEPQPWRATVRGTD from the coding sequence ATGCCCATCCGGCTCATCCTGTTCGATCTCGACGATACCTTGTGCGACCATGCCCGGTCGTTCCGGTTACGCGTCGAACGGGCGATCAGAGCTATCCCGCCGGAGTACGTGCAACTTCCGGTCGAGACGATCGTCGAGTTCGCACTGAGCCAGCCGAGTCACACCTGGGAAGCGGTTCGAGTAGCGTTGGAACGTGCCGGCGTGAGGGAGCAAGCGCTGCTCGAGCGCGCGCTCGCTGCCTACTCGAGCGACCGGTACTACGGGTTAGAACTGTTTCCCGATAGTGTACCGGTCGTGTGGGCTCTGCAGCAGCGGGTATTGACTGGCCTGGTGACGAACGGCCCGAGCGAGATCCAGCGAGCGAAGCTGGAACGGCTCGGCATCGCGCGGTTGTTCCCGATCGTCATCGTTTCCGAGGAAGTCGGTGTCGCCAAGCCGGAGGCGACGATCTTCCACCTGGCCCTCGCCCGAGCCGGTATGCGGCCAGAGGAGACGCTCTTCATCGGTGACCATCCGGTCAACGATGTCGCGGGAGCAGCGCGGGCTGGTCTGGTCAGCGTGTGGTGCAATCGCTCCGGTCGGGAATGGAACGGAGAACTGCCGCCGGCCGTCACGGTTCGCTCGCTCTGGGAACTCTATCGGCTCGTCGAGGCGTGGGCGAGCGGGAGCATGCCGGAACCGCAACCCTGGAGAGCGACCGTGCGCGGTACCGACTGA
- the ispH gene encoding 4-hydroxy-3-methylbut-2-enyl diphosphate reductase → MAVAATEKRIVLADVMGYCWGVRRALEIIQQAARQGPVATVGDVIHNPQVVERLRIQGIEPVGSVQEARERGFRRVAITAHGAGPQRAQEAQEAGLELIDTTCPLVTKVQRLAEKLVRQGYFLVVYGDANHPEVRGVLGWAGTSRAVAAKHLEDLPWNGPRGLPGVTAPPRKVAVVSQTTKQTDEFLAFALGLANWVARHGGEIRIVNTICQPTWERQEALRALAREVDVLFAVGGRKSSNTARLAEVGRACGVPSYHIERPEEIDPTWLEGKRVVGVTAGASTPDEVVLSVVDRLAELGFQRPDRLWRYEAPDLDDFAE, encoded by the coding sequence ATGGCCGTTGCGGCGACGGAGAAGCGGATCGTCTTGGCCGACGTGATGGGCTACTGCTGGGGAGTGCGCCGGGCGCTCGAGATCATCCAGCAGGCAGCCCGACAAGGCCCGGTTGCGACCGTCGGTGACGTTATTCACAATCCGCAAGTGGTCGAACGTTTGCGCATTCAGGGGATCGAGCCGGTCGGTTCGGTGCAGGAAGCTCGCGAGCGTGGGTTCCGCCGCGTCGCGATCACTGCGCACGGGGCTGGCCCGCAACGCGCGCAGGAGGCCCAGGAGGCCGGGCTGGAACTCATCGATACGACCTGCCCGCTCGTGACGAAGGTTCAGCGGTTGGCTGAAAAACTGGTGCGCCAGGGGTACTTCCTCGTCGTGTACGGCGATGCCAACCATCCTGAAGTCCGAGGTGTGCTCGGTTGGGCGGGTACGAGTCGGGCTGTCGCAGCGAAACATCTCGAAGACCTTCCCTGGAACGGGCCGCGCGGTCTGCCCGGCGTGACGGCACCGCCTCGCAAGGTTGCGGTGGTGAGCCAGACGACCAAGCAGACGGATGAGTTCCTCGCGTTCGCGCTGGGTCTCGCCAATTGGGTCGCTCGGCACGGTGGCGAGATCCGCATCGTGAACACGATCTGCCAACCGACGTGGGAGCGGCAAGAAGCACTGCGCGCCTTGGCTCGGGAAGTCGATGTGCTCTTCGCGGTCGGTGGGCGGAAGAGTTCCAATACGGCCCGGCTGGCCGAAGTCGGACGGGCGTGTGGCGTGCCGAGCTACCACATCGAGCGACCCGAGGAGATCGATCCAACTTGGCTGGAGGGGAAGCGCGTCGTCGGCGTGACGGCCGGCGCTTCCACCCCCGATGAGGTCGTCCTGTCGGTTGTCGATCGCTTGGCCGAACTCGGCTTCCAGCGGCCGGATCGGTTGTGGCGCTACGAGGCACCGGACCTCGACGATTTCGCTGAATGA
- a CDS encoding phosphatase PAP2 family protein, translated as MRRRHSLPGLVAVLGALAAYAGLAIWVRRHPESPCELVVTRRLQESTPPAVGRFLEWISWLGFPPQSVLVPSAIIAGFWLRGDRRTATQLFFAWTASTVSFVTKRLVRRPRPNHPDVRVPIAQPRDASYPSGHVVTYTAFWLAALVALAERARWLWLRVVLVASAVVLVGTVGLSRIYLGHHWLTDVLGGYLLGGSWYGLVRFLGGGDGQKE; from the coding sequence ATGCGACGCAGGCATTCGCTTCCGGGACTGGTGGCTGTGCTCGGTGCGCTCGCGGCGTATGCCGGGCTGGCAATATGGGTTCGCCGCCACCCCGAGTCACCCTGCGAACTTGTGGTCACGCGTCGCCTCCAGGAGAGCACGCCGCCAGCAGTCGGTCGCTTCCTCGAGTGGATCAGCTGGCTCGGGTTCCCGCCTCAGAGCGTCCTCGTCCCGAGCGCGATCATCGCGGGATTCTGGTTGCGCGGCGATCGGCGAACTGCGACGCAACTGTTTTTCGCTTGGACAGCGAGTACCGTCAGTTTCGTGACCAAGCGGTTGGTCCGGCGACCGCGTCCGAACCATCCGGACGTCCGGGTTCCGATCGCACAACCGCGTGACGCGAGCTATCCGAGTGGGCATGTGGTGACGTATACCGCGTTCTGGCTCGCAGCCCTGGTCGCGCTCGCTGAGCGGGCACGCTGGCTCTGGCTCCGGGTGGTGCTGGTCGCCTCGGCAGTGGTACTGGTCGGAACGGTGGGGCTTTCGCGGATCTATCTCGGTCACCACTGGCTCACCGACGTGCTCGGGGGGTATTTGCTGGGAGGGAGCTGGTACGGCCTGGTGCGCTTTCTCGGCGGTGGGGATGGACAGAAGGAATGA
- a CDS encoding glycerophosphodiester phosphodiesterase, whose protein sequence is MKTATLPNFTVIAHRGGSVARGQNSAAGFLAAVAAGVPALECDVRLTGDGELVLLHDSVVPLPDGGRLVVRHASLPALRVAEPNLLTLEEFLEEFGHRALVNLDLKGSGYERHLARVVERWGHPERVYITSQHAASLRRLAKLLPTAYRGLSHGHAFTRVPRRVAGRSAFPMRSLMAFQLAVTLRLARAQLVALHYRVVTPWLARWLQLQGWLLTSWTVNDPREAIRLVRTGVRAVTSDVPVHLLHALTARQLRPVSSWTWDEIFRQGVPAVG, encoded by the coding sequence ATGAAGACAGCGACACTGCCCAACTTCACGGTCATCGCGCACCGCGGAGGGAGCGTCGCGCGCGGCCAGAACTCGGCCGCTGGCTTCCTGGCAGCGGTGGCAGCTGGCGTCCCAGCGCTGGAATGCGATGTGCGCCTCACTGGTGATGGCGAACTCGTCTTGCTCCACGACAGCGTCGTTCCTCTGCCGGATGGTGGACGGCTAGTCGTGCGGCACGCGAGTCTGCCCGCGCTTCGTGTTGCCGAGCCGAACCTCTTGACACTCGAAGAGTTTCTCGAGGAATTCGGTCATCGCGCGCTCGTCAACCTGGACCTCAAGGGCAGCGGGTACGAGCGACACCTGGCGCGCGTGGTCGAACGGTGGGGGCATCCCGAACGCGTGTATATCACGAGTCAGCACGCGGCGAGCCTGCGCCGGCTCGCGAAATTGCTGCCGACGGCGTACCGGGGGCTTTCGCACGGCCATGCCTTCACGCGCGTGCCACGGCGCGTTGCTGGACGCAGCGCGTTCCCCATGCGCTCCCTCATGGCGTTCCAGCTCGCCGTCACGCTTCGCTTGGCGCGCGCCCAGTTAGTCGCCTTGCACTACCGTGTCGTCACACCGTGGCTCGCTCGTTGGCTCCAGCTACAGGGATGGCTGCTGACTAGCTGGACCGTCAACGATCCGCGCGAGGCAATTCGGCTCGTGCGAACCGGTGTTCGTGCGGTCACGAGCGACGTACCGGTGCACTTGCTGCACGCGCTCACGGCTCGACAGTTGCGTCCTGTTTCGTCCTGGACCTGGGACGAGATCTTCCGTCAGGGCGTGCCGGCAGTGGGCTGA
- a CDS encoding GAF domain-containing protein: protein MQRAERRVVLEEARNQLRERLAQSTAGPELLEDVCHILERSVPWYDWVGIYLVDGDELVLAAWRGPAATEHVRIPIGQGICGAAAREGQTIIVPDVREDPRYLQCFLSTRSEIVVPILRDRRVLGEIDIDSDRLAAFDQDDRELLEWLAAQLAERFPQPTAGTP, encoded by the coding sequence ATGCAGCGAGCAGAACGCCGGGTCGTGCTCGAAGAGGCACGGAACCAACTGCGCGAGCGTCTCGCCCAATCCACCGCCGGGCCGGAATTGCTCGAGGACGTCTGCCACATTCTGGAGCGTTCTGTCCCGTGGTATGACTGGGTCGGGATCTATCTCGTTGATGGAGACGAGCTCGTCCTGGCTGCCTGGCGGGGGCCAGCAGCTACCGAACACGTGCGCATCCCGATCGGGCAAGGAATCTGTGGTGCAGCCGCACGCGAGGGGCAGACGATCATCGTTCCCGACGTCCGCGAGGACCCGCGGTATCTCCAGTGCTTTCTCTCGACCCGTTCCGAGATCGTCGTCCCGATCCTGCGCGATCGACGAGTGCTCGGCGAGATCGACATCGACAGCGACCGTCTCGCCGCCTTCGACCAGGACGATCGGGAACTCTTGGAATGGCTCGCAGCACAACTCGCTGAGCGGTTCCCTCAGCCCACTGCCGGCACGCCCTGA
- a CDS encoding CAP domain-containing protein — translation MVTFLALWSLVTALVPLLAAQPVAAATDEATLALNRINEWRAALGIPPLSRHPALDAAAQAHAEYYQLNFGDPSLAGLGLHREEPGKPGFTGETMIDRARAQGYIGSVNENIGFTGSLLLSVEVFMATVNHRLPLIDPRYQHIGFGAVNRNGVRIEVLMVGTLNDWTEQGDPDWVVWPPDGTSGVGTHFWGEAPNPFPRAQYPLGYPVTAKYFGPGTVAFTRGSLFEENREIPVHFATGSGWLSQRTALLAATEPLDAGVTYRYVIEGTIDSRPFQITGSFRTARSADEELRFSAPSVPIPPGLSQAPPKVQDLWQTIDGPVAAGRSGSWTFGPDAWAVRWEPYADSPGGRRQVVYLDKARLEVNDPRADASSEWFVTSGLLAREMLLGQVQVGDHRFVDRAPAEVPLAGDPAPSNPDAPTYASLRPHSALVTGVARSDRTGEAIREVLRQDGTVVVDPARERPGVEYAGYDPVTGHNSARPFTEWLATRPWNSLFVVGRPIAEPYWILVRVSGQPRWVLVQAFERRVLTYTPDNPVGWQVEMGNVGRQYYEWRYGEAPPAAP, via the coding sequence ATGGTTACATTCCTGGCACTCTGGAGTCTGGTCACCGCGCTTGTACCATTGCTCGCCGCGCAGCCGGTGGCAGCAGCGACCGACGAGGCGACACTCGCGTTGAACCGGATCAACGAATGGCGTGCAGCTCTCGGCATCCCACCGCTGAGCCGTCACCCGGCATTGGACGCAGCAGCCCAAGCGCATGCCGAGTACTACCAGCTGAATTTCGGCGATCCCTCTTTGGCCGGCCTGGGTCTGCATCGTGAGGAGCCGGGTAAGCCTGGTTTTACTGGTGAGACGATGATCGACCGGGCACGCGCCCAGGGCTACATCGGCTCAGTCAACGAGAACATCGGGTTCACTGGCTCGCTTCTCCTGTCCGTCGAAGTCTTCATGGCCACGGTCAATCACCGTCTCCCGCTCATCGATCCGCGCTACCAGCACATCGGCTTTGGAGCCGTGAACCGGAACGGTGTGCGGATCGAAGTGCTCATGGTCGGGACACTCAACGACTGGACTGAACAAGGCGATCCGGACTGGGTCGTCTGGCCACCGGACGGTACCAGCGGGGTTGGAACGCATTTCTGGGGTGAAGCACCGAACCCCTTCCCCCGAGCGCAGTATCCGCTCGGGTATCCCGTGACCGCCAAATACTTCGGCCCCGGCACGGTGGCGTTCACCCGCGGCTCCCTTTTCGAGGAAAATCGGGAGATCCCCGTGCACTTCGCGACCGGTAGCGGCTGGCTCAGCCAGCGAACCGCTCTCCTGGCCGCGACCGAGCCGCTCGACGCTGGTGTCACCTATCGCTACGTCATCGAGGGAACGATCGACAGCCGCCCCTTTCAGATCACGGGAAGCTTCCGCACCGCCCGATCGGCCGACGAAGAACTTCGGTTCTCAGCACCAAGCGTCCCGATTCCGCCTGGCCTGAGCCAGGCGCCTCCCAAGGTGCAGGATCTCTGGCAAACGATCGACGGCCCGGTCGCGGCTGGTCGATCGGGAAGCTGGACCTTCGGCCCCGACGCCTGGGCCGTGCGGTGGGAACCGTACGCTGACTCGCCTGGCGGGCGTCGCCAGGTCGTCTACCTCGACAAGGCGCGCCTCGAGGTGAACGATCCACGCGCCGACGCGTCATCGGAATGGTTCGTCACCAGTGGCCTACTCGCCCGCGAGATGCTACTCGGTCAAGTCCAAGTCGGCGACCATCGGTTCGTCGACCGTGCTCCCGCCGAGGTCCCGCTCGCCGGTGACCCGGCGCCGTCCAATCCCGACGCCCCGACCTACGCCAGCCTGCGCCCCCACAGCGCCCTCGTCACCGGAGTCGCGCGGTCCGACCGGACCGGTGAAGCGATTCGTGAGGTGCTGCGGCAGGATGGCACGGTGGTCGTCGATCCCGCACGAGAACGACCAGGTGTGGAGTACGCGGGCTACGATCCGGTGACCGGCCACAACAGTGCCCGCCCGTTCACGGAATGGCTGGCCACACGACCGTGGAATTCGCTCTTCGTCGTCGGCAGGCCGATCGCCGAGCCGTACTGGATCCTGGTTCGGGTCAGCGGGCAGCCTCGCTGGGTACTCGTCCAAGCGTTCGAACGCCGGGTTCTCACCTACACGCCGGACAATCCGGTTGGCTGGCAAGTGGAGATGGGGAACGTCGGCCGGCAGTATTACGAGTGGCGGTACGGGGAAGCGCCACCGGCTGCCCCTTGA